The following nucleotide sequence is from Silurus meridionalis isolate SWU-2019-XX chromosome 5, ASM1480568v1, whole genome shotgun sequence.
aaacatacttctttcacattgtaaTTATGAGGTATCATTTGTAGGATTTTGaggaaataatgaatttaatccacattgaaataaggctgtaacataacaaaatgtggaaaaagtaaagtgctgtgaatactttcctgATGCACTGTAAGCTTTTAGAATAATTGTCCTTAATTTATGTATCTTTTTTCAGGaaaaaatataccaaaaaaGGTGTATAACACTCTTAAGGTAGCAAGAAAGAGTACAATTCCAGTATATATgctaaatatatttgcattaaaaaggttacagtatatgtgtcagggatccacctgccacgcccctttggtggctctctatgcctctgCACTCCCTGGAACTCCAGGCATAACCACGCACACATTGAGCTCGTTGTCactcatgcctccgctctctctggagctccaggcgtAACtatgcacacctgaagctcatcatcactccaccccgctcctacataaacccctctctcacattcactccccgtttgttattgtatgtgttaGATGTTACGTATTGCTGCATGGTTTCACGGTTGCATGCAGTACTCTCCTCTGTCCGTCCCATTCGGACTCTACTATCCGGTACCGGCTGTGCTTCTCCTGTGCATCTCGGATCAGCTACACTTCTCCCCTAGCGCAACTCGGACTCTTTCAACCTGAAGACTGccatctctctccctcatcTTATCATTAAAACTGAGCGAGCTGTATTCCGGCGTCCGCCTCCTGTTTCACACACTATGTgaaagacataatctaaaaaaaaaaatccagaaatcacaatgtatgatttttttaactatttatttgtatgatatagctgcaaataagtatttgaacacctgagaaagtcaatgttaatatttggtacagtagcctttgtttgcaattacagaggtcaaacgtttcctgtagattttcaccaggtttgcacacactgcaggagggattttggcccactcctccacacagatcttctctagatcagtcaggtttctggcctgtcgctgagaaacacggagtttgagctccctccaaagattctctgtTGGGTTTAGGTCTAGAGACTGGCTAGGctatgccagaaccttgatatgcttcttacagagccactccttggttatcctggctgtgtgcttcgggtcattgtcatgttgaaagacccagcctcgacccatcttcaatgctctaactgagggaagcagaaaaacacccccaaagcatgatgctaccacccccatgcttcacagtagggatggtgttcttgggatagtactcatcattcttcttcctccaaacacgtttagtggaattatgacccaaaagttctattttggtctcatctgaccacatgactttctcccatgactcctctggatcatccaaatgatcattggcaaacttaagacgtgcctggacatgtgctggtttaagcaggggaaccttccgtgccatgcatgattttaaaccatgacgtcttagtgtattaccaacagtaaacAGGAACAAggaaacagtggtcccagctctattcaggtcattgaccagctcctcccgtgtagttctgggctgatttctcaccttccttatgatcattgagaccccacgaggtgagatcttgcatggagccccagtccgagggagattgacagtcatgtttagcttcttccattttctaatgattgctccaacagtgaaCCTTTTTTctccaagctgcttggcaatttccccgtagccctttccagtcttgtggaggtgtacaattttgtctctagtgtctttggacagctctttggtcttggccatgttagtagttggattcttactgattgtatggggtggacaggtgtctttatgcagctaacgacctcaaacaggtgcatctaatttaggataataaatgtagtggaggtggacattttaaaggcagactaacaggtcttcgagggtcagaattctagctgataggcaggtgttcaaatacttatttgcagctgtatcatacaaataaatcgtttaaaaatcatatattgtgatttctggattttttttttttttttagattatgtctctcacagtggacatgcacctacgatgacaatttcagacccctccatgatttctaagtgggagaacttgcaaaatagcagggtgttcaaatacttattttcctcattgtaaggattaaagtaaataactaagtataaagtataactattaagtatatatatatatatgtgtgttaattttaataattttaattcaatttagcTACTAATTTTATGCAGAGCTAGTACAGTAAAACagcattacatattacatattgacCATATGCAGTATAATGTGacataaagtgacactgtgctgtggAAGTCCAGAGTTAAGGTGTCATATGAATAGTGTACATAGTACACTGCTGGAACATGATGATTGggtaattgcatgaatgagttgtaaaggtgttcattaAACCGTGCACTCAGCATCCACTTTGTTAGGAAaacctgcacattcatgcacTTAACTTATCGACCAATCATGTGGTGGCAACACAATGCAAAAATTTTGCAAAAACTGgtcaataaagaaaaagtgtgatctCTCTGACTTGGTTGTTGGTTCCAGGTGGAGTTGGTTTAAGTTCTTCGGAAACTACTAATAtggatttttacacacaacagtctctagagttgACACAAAATGGTgtgaagaaacaaacaaacaaacaaaaaacacctcaAGGTAAATGTATTGTTCATTCTGAGATGAACAATTTGATTTGCTGTTTACCAGAGATGTAAAGAGTGCTTATTTGGGTTACTAGTCATTCTACTCTGATCTCACTCATCAACAGAGTGCTTCATTCCACAAACCctattcactttttatttatttatttatttattttacatttttccatataAACACTTTGTGCGGGGAAAAAATGGGATTAGCTGTTTCTGGTACCAGCATCCATGCCACAAGTTGAAGAGGTCACCCTTTTCTTATTCTGATATTCTTTTAATTAATCCTTTTGCTTTTGCCAAATGCTTGGCTGATTGGAATTTAGGAATTCTGGACTCCTAAAATGAACAATTTCATGATAAAGAGGAGTGTTGATTGCAGTTTGTTACAAACACAATTATAATGACATCATAATGTGTTTTTCAcaagaattataataattgtaaaatccCTATTTATTGTAATATACTTTACCAGCATGTGTCTAAATAGCATAAAACTGGTTTGCCAGATTGAGTTGTCTTTTGAGTGTCATGTTCACTGACTTAAGAATGATGGCTATAGTGACAGGGCCAAATGTACACAATacggacaaaggtattgggacacctgactttaccagccatatgtgttttttccccaaactgttatcacaaagctgaAATCAACCATTTGTATAGGGtgtgtttggatgcagtagcataaaatgttccctttacttgaacgaggagacccaaactgtctgttccagcatgacaatgcccctgtgcacaaagcaaactctataagtatatgctttgcatgggttggattggaagatctcctgctatagagatctgtcctaaaccctactgaacacctttgggatgaattggaaagctgactgcaccccaggccacctcacctcacctcacctcacctcacctcacctacattagtacctgactttactaacacccttgtgtctgaatgagcaaaaatctcatGGTACATCATCCccaaagagtggagggaattataagagcaaattggaactaaatgtgaaatgtgatgctcaaaaagcacatcccATACTTCTGAACAGGTGTGTCCGCAcacttttgacaatatagtgtatgaCATGTTTGACAAGCGAGATTGCAAAATAGGACACTTACCTACAGTGCCTTCTACTTATATTGGCTCTCAATATATGATGATAATATGATCAAAGAAATATGTAGTTACAAAttgtctttatattttgatattttgtttAGAATATTCACAAAGAATACCAATATCAAACAATTGCAAgcacaatacatatatatttatatcacagtgtatatatatttatctatttatttaatatgtgtgtaatataattATTGGCACCAAATACTTTGCAACAGCTCTGGGTCTTCTCCTAGACTCCACACTTCACTTAGGAAGAGTGTGATATTTATGAATAGAATGGCACACATATCTGACAGAACTGGTCATAGATTTTAGTTTAATATTAGGCAACTGTTTCATTCTATTCTTTATTTCTAAAAGGATGGACGGGTAACTGATCAGACAGCGCACATCAAGTCCTTTCTAGCGTTACCACTAAACTGGTGTCACCCTTTATAGAGTCCGGGATGCACCAACATCCATCACAACACCAACTCGGTAAAACTAAGCAACCCAGCCCTGATTAAATAAAAGAGGGTTCAAAATGCGAAAATAGAGGATTTTTTGCAGTCTGTTGCATGCATATTGAATATACACTGAATGATGATGGGATTACGTGTCAGGGACGTCACACTCTTATGATTGGCTGTGCGGTGCGCTGATTTGTTGCACTGTTCGGGGGATGTGTGCGGCTGTAAAAGGACCAGGACTGGTTTTATATTAGCACGTGTTCGATTTACGGCTAAAATTGTAATCGATTGTcggtaaaaatgaataaataaatacatgaaaattTCATAAAGCCATTATCAATAAAACCGAAAGGAGTAATACTGGAACAGTGCGggggataagaaaaaaaaataaggtgcTCTCTTCAATTTCTTCCCGGTCGATACAGTCTGCAAGAAAATCCACCCTTCCATTGTCTACCTCATTGACAGTTGTTTCAAGGTaggaataatataaaataatatccaacatgtttaataaaatataaatcggTAAATCTATTGTTATCAAACAGGTTAAACAGTTATCTATTGTACACAATTATCTACTgtaccaaaaaaataataataataatcacaataaaacGTTATATTGCTCTTATTAAAATTTGGCCTatgttgctgttttttgtttgtttgtatgttttgtttttgtattttgcattttaaGAGATGAGTGAAATTTGTTCCATCACCTCATTAAAGAcaataaataatcttttttcACCCTGTGAAAGGTTTATACTAATAAAACTAATAGAATTTAGATGATTACATCTAAACACAGGCCACAAATACCGGACAGTCGCATCACACTGCCATTGAATCTTTctataataatgaaaatttCATTGCATTCCCATCATAAcagtattattacattaattccCATTGAATCTCCTgataaaaacattattctttactactgattatttttttaattaccaaTCCATTAATAAACCAACTTGTGCCCCATTTTATATGTACAACCCTGTTAATAAAACCTGTTTCATCTGAGCATGATGATATTATATATGGTATAGGAAgttgcatcatcatcatcatcatttataaACCATGTCCATAAGAACAAGCAAAAGAGCATCACATTGCCTTCACCAGTTAGCCTTGTTCCTACAATGAAACTTGGTGTCATTTCTTCCCTGATAAGGGACTCATTCCCTTTATTCATGGCTCCACAGTTCAGGTTTGATGCTTCAGCATGGGCATGCTGACCAGtcacaatgtgaaaaaaaggcagaatgcTTCCAGGAAGAACATGTTGCAGTTGATGCTTTCAAAGAAGTAAACACACCTCTTCAAATTTTGAACAACATATACTGTCTGGCCAAAAAAAAGCCATCACTTGTATTTAAATAAGCAAATGGGTAAGAGCTCTATTGGGGTACTGCAGTGATTGTTTCATCTGGCAACAAGTTATTACCCCTGACTGATGCAGTGCCAGGAGactcatttaaaagacatagCCTATGGTCATGGAACAAATGTCTTCTCTTTCAGAAGGGTCGAATTATGTTTACTTGTAAAATTAAGagtatttttacacacacaaagcaaagaaaacTCAAATGATTAGCTTGTGTAGCCTAAGGAAAACCACTGAGCATTAAATCAGTGGGCATAAAGAGTGGACCTTTTTTAGGGCAATGGAAAAGGTCATGTAATCTGATGAGTCCAGttttaccctgttccagagtgatcAGAGTAATCATGCCTATTGACTACTATACAAGCAGTGTGGGGCAGGGTAATGATCCGAGGTTGCTTCTGTTTGCCAAGTTTAGGTTCAGTAACATTACATGTCAAATAATTCAGCTGACTATCTAAATATACTGAGTAACCAGTTTCCTtcatcaatggatttttttcttccctgatggcaaaggcatattccaagatgacaatgccaggattcattgggtttaaattgtgaaaaatgGTTCAGGGAGCCTAAGACATATGTTGTTCGACTCTtccatcatcaatacaagatctttGCAAGCAATTAATGCACCTCTGGATGGAAATAAATATTGGATAAATAGATAAGCCTATaaactattattaattaaatagctTTTAAATGCTATTTATATGTCTGCCTAAATATTGGTAACAGGGTTGCAAAAAAAGGATGTACATGTTTGAAAGAACAACAAAGAAGCAATTTTCACAGTGTTTTTGAAGCATAAAATAAACTCCATTCATGGCACATaccacaagaaacaaaaaacacaatctaTTTTTGCTATCACAGAGGTACTCAACGGACTTGGGCGGTCTAACCAAGAGTGTTTGCACTTTTGGACTGTTCTGTTAGTTGTCCTTGGGTGTATTTTTACTTGACTTGCAGAGTAACTTGTATTAAATCTCTGACACAGAAGTGAATTAGAAATAATGACACATTAATGGTCAAACTAATaggcagaaaaaagaaagttttggagtatgattttatttaatttttgcttagttaaaataacttttaaataaatttccACGATTATAtatcatgtgtatatatatatacagatgaaATGTATGTTGACTAAAAAGAAGCAGTAATTTTTTCAAGTTTCAGAcagtattttaatgtaataagtGAATGTTTAATACTAAAAGCTTTATAGTATTTGTGAGCTGTAATAAACAGCTATCAGaactgaacaaataaaaattaaatcaaagctatttatttttcatcaaacaaaacaaaatctgaaataaaaaaatctaaatacaacacaaaaaatgtttaatattttaaaaaacaataactgCTCCAGACAAGGGAGGACCCCTAAGCTTATGAATTGGGGTTTTCTTGGACACCTTTCTGACAAAAGGGCTTCATGTTTGCACAGTatagaaactttttttatttttatcattttagaaCCTTTTAGCAGATTTACAGTCAATGAGACTGCAGTTATctaaatgtttctattattgCTAAATAGTGAACAAAATATGATATGTTTTACTTATTGTATCTAATTTTGTCTACCTTAGCAATGTGCCAGCCACCAAAGTCAGACATTCAGCAAAACCATGCCGACAGCTTTGGGAAGCATGTTGTCTCAGAGCCAGGTATTTCTTTCCAAAGTTATATGCATGGTGGAGTTTCCAGCCTCATCTGCACCATCACCACTTTCCCGGTGTATAAAACTGTGTTTCGCCAGCAGTTGCACAGCACACTGATCCATGAGACTGTGTTACAGCTATATAACGAAGGACTACTGAAACTTTACCGTGGAGTAGTGCCACCCTTACTAATGAAGACTCTTCAGGGAACCATGCTTTTTGGCTTCCAGAACACCCTCCAGAAGCAGCTATCCCCTTTGGCTGAGTCATATATTCCCAGGGCAATGCTTCCTGCCCTGGCCGGGCTCGGGACCGGGGTAGTGGAGAGTTTGTTATTTACCCCCTTCGAGCGCGCACAGAGTATCCTACAAAACAGTGGCAACGACCGCACCCTTCCCACTCTCAGCAATATTATGGCCCGGATGAGTTCCGAAACCTTAGCGAAAGGGTGGTACCGAGCTTTTTTACCCACTCTTACTCGTAATGCCTTAGGAAGTGGGCTTTACTTTGGCTTGAAGGATCCATTGTCCAAAGTACTCCATGAGCAAGATTGCCCCCCCATAGCCTCATCTTTTGTATCAGGGATGGTCAGCTCCTTTGTGATCAGCCTGCCCTTGTATCCACTGTCAGTGTTGGTGGCCAACATGCAGGCCCAGGTCGGTGGAGAAAACCTGGGAGTGAGGGCAAGCTGGCATCAGCTGTGGCAGAAACGACAGCAAAGTTTGGTGTTGTTGTATCGTGGAGGATCACTGGTCATTTTGCGCTCCTGCATCTCCTGGGGCATCACCACTGCCATATATGACCTGCTGACGAAACACTCAGGATGAAGAACCCTATCAGTACAACTTCTCGAAAATTAGATTGGAAAAATCCAATTGGAAAATGACTTTTTTGCTACAGTGAATCTATCCATAATTTATCTACTAATTCCGTCACAGACAGCATTTTCTatgatattacattttctagATATTTGCTATGCAAATGAATGGCAACTAGCAAAATACTCCAATGTGTTTAACTAGTATACATTCATAGGACCATTGAGTACATTAAAATCCTTTAcgaaaataattttattgttttattaataatgtactTATTACTTCAATCTTAATATTTGCACTTTTAAATTGTCCTTGCCAATCAATAaccaaatgttatttaaaatgaatttgaaaaaaaaaaaatttaagtaaacCTTTCTTCTACATCTGGTTTTACATGCATTACAAAATTTTAATAGGCAAGCAATAGTGCTGTTTTCTAAACTCTGTAGAGGttttatcaatattttattttatttatgtatagcATGCACATGGGCTTTTGCGATGGACActtgtgttaaaaaatatatgtaattttattgtattttatttatttttaaatattctgaAATTATCAGGTGATAATATCAGGTATAAGGTGAAGTGAAGCATGGCCAAATTCAACTGTTGGTATTAATTCTTTTATCTCAGGGTTACAAACTATTAAAAAGACACGTCCGgtgacaaaaatgtaaatttttgttAGAAGAACCAGAATTTCAAATgccaaataaacataaatgtaatcatatactatttctgtaaatataagcatataaaaattatatatctaGGCTTTGCAAATAGGTAACAAAAGAGTGGATCATGattttgtattatgtatttatttgtggtAAAGCTTAATCTTGTCTATGTGAGATGACCTGTTTTgcttttaaatctaaaataggTACATCATAATTATCCTTGAAGCTCCACATTGACTACCTGGATTGTGCTGCACTCTTATTGTAGCCTTTTATGAAAttgtagaaatgtataaatttttttattgattgatttattaatttttattatttattattttacattttcttgcaTTGTTGGTGCATGCACTCATTTAtacatcataaatatttatttttatttattacactaatacatttagtgtttttttacttttaatatggtatatataatttttttttatctctagtTTTCTGGTGACATCAGATGTTTATGGCTGGTATTTATAAGCCTGTTTAAGGccacaaaaataacattttaggtCACATGCGTATATGGAATGTCCAAGACTCATGGGATGGTTGGGAATTTAAAGTTGTCCATATACCCATAatccaaaataacaaataacctgttaaaaataaataaataaataaaatgtttaaattctatatattgtattaaagtTATGTCAACTTTAAATTTCTCAGCAGAAAACGTTTAATTTGTTCCATGTTCCATAATCGGTTGCTTCATTTGTCATactatatttcattatttttgttacttgtttaaatacacaataacaGCAAAATAATTTGTTCTCTGTTGAAGTGGTTGTTATGAACATAAAACCGACAGgctttatgaaataaatatatccagTCTGGTTAAATGTGGTGAAAACACTAATCTCTAGATTCCTGTTTTATCCACTGCAGTTCACTCTCTCACCACAAGAGCCCGCTGTTGCGTTTTTAGTCATGCTTCAGAAAAGAACAGGAATCAGAGAGCTATGCAGTGACTGTACCATCTGACCCCCAAATAACCAATGTGCGACATCTGGTGCATTACACTGGACAAACGCCGTTTCATGTTCAGAGCGCATGTAATGGAAAGAACggatctttttttaattcagtgtaTCATCCAGTTGAGTCTCGTCTTCATACTACCTATACATGCATCTATATCGTGTCATATACATACAGAATTGGGCTATTTGGGACCTTATCTAAATCGACAGTAAAAGTGGGAGGGGAAAACGTATATTTGGCCAATCAGAGTGAGGGGTTTTGCATAGCGGGGCGTAATTTCCTACATATTAAACCGCTAGTCTCTCGCGGAttaagcacacaaacacacaaacacacacacagagagcttcCGAAAAAGGTGTACTTTCAGTACAAGGGCACTCAGGTAAGcgaatatatttaaattattttactgtCAGGTTACTACTGTTTAGGTGAGGAATTAATTTGCAACCTTAAACTGAAGGCtgatatgattaaatataactGTTTATATATTCACCAAATaattgatatacagtatgtatatttatacctGTAATTTGTGCTGCAAAATAAGGAGCAAAATCCTTTCTGAAATAAAAGTTATGTCAAAGCGCACCGATTCTTTTCTAGGACTGGGCTAGGAGCCAAGATTTACCTGCATTCACCTCCATTAGTCCCAGCAGCTACCTTTAAGTCTAACGTGTATTGATGCAGTTTATAAACGTTATAACACGTTATATAGAGTGAATCTGGCAAATCCATGTCATTTTGTGAGGCTACGTATGTCGATTGCGCAATACCAGGGTTTAAATTGTGCGCTGGTGACATGGAGATACTCCATGAAATGAATaagatgtaataaaataaataaaaatcgtGAAATGATAAAATGAAATAGGATTGTATGCATGATCTGGTACAGATGAAGTGGCAGAGTGACACTGAATTGTGGTAAAATGCATGTTGGTGCTGTTGCATTAATTATACATGGTAAGTAATACAGATGAGATTGTAGCATTGCAGTGATCTATGCCATttagtgttatttttattgctgtacTCAGAAAAAGtaatgcagtaaaatgcattaaaagcaTACTCGTTTCGTTGACTCCTCCAGCCCCCGCCTCAGGTGCATGCCAGGTAGATGTATCTAATATGAATTGTCGCTCAGTTAAGAACAGGTGAATGCACTTGTAGGGTGGAGTACAGCATTTacttttcaacaaaaaaaagattagacaTGCAGAGAACGCAACACCAGACTGCTTAATTATAGTGAAAGGTGACGAATGTCCTTCTTACTGAAAAACACACTaacttattgtgtgtgtgtgtgtgtgtgtgtgtgtgtgtgtgtgtgtgtttgcttaatCCACACCCAGAGCTTGTGTAAAGGCACCTGTAGATAAGGAACTCTCAGTAACTGCGTGGCATTTTCCTAAAGAGTGTAGATAGAAACATTGGATTTGCATCCAGCCAAACATGCAGCATATCTGCAAAGACTTAAAACAGTGGCCTTTTTGTAATGCGTAGCAATGTGGGGGCCGAGTCGTCACGTGGGATTTGATGAAACAAGGCACGTTCTGAAGATGCATTTAGCATGACTTTTGCTTTCTGCAATTTGAGGAAACATATATATACGATTGTGCAACAATCTAACAGTGAAGCAAAATCTCACAAAATGATGTGAAATCCCTTTAGCAATATCTTGTGCTAGGTTTGTGGAACTAGTGGCAGAGTTATTTAGAAATtgtactcctttttttttggttagttACTTCTCCATTCTCAACCTCTTTCTCAACCTCTTTCTGCAGGCTTCTCGTCTACCGATAAGAGAAAGTTTATTTCATGGGTGGGGTGTGATGATGTGGGCAGAGAGTAGAAAAGAGGCAGTAGTTTAAGGGCGTGGATTAGCACGGAGAAAGAATGACTTGGTCTTCAGGACAAACCTGCTTTGGAGTAAAAAAACGTAAAGATCTGACACTCAATCTGACCATTCTTGCAACTCgctattttgtttttcttactaGTTTGTTTATAGACAATCCCTAAATTGAGCCGTTCAGTAATCAGTATTAAAATGAATAGCAAACCACCCTACACAAAATTCACACCATTATTTTGCAGTCATTTGATCAACACTTACATACTAGTGGCCTGAATTAACCTTGCAGTTTCTCCAGTTTGATTTAACAAGCCAAATAAATCATCTTTTCCCAACAGAACATCCAAAATGGATGACAACCCAGTTAAAGATGAGGTGGAGAAATTCGACAAGAGGTGTCTAAAAAAGACCAACACCGCAGAGAAAAACAGTCTTCCAACAAAGGAGGGTAAGCGCAACTGGAAGCCTTCATTTAGCTCCTACATGATCCCTGTGTTCCAGGCGTGTCGACATGTGCCTTTTGTTTGAACTGACATTCGGAAAACACAAACGACAGATTATAAGAGCAGATATGTGATTTATATTAcacaatatcacacacacagaataagaGGAAATGGTGGAAATGGATGTTTGTCCTCGTTTCACCTGCAGCCTAATCTGCTGCCAAGTAAAGGATTCAAAACATAGAAAGGCATGTCCTTTGATTGTGCGATCGTGGAACATCCCTCCACCTAAGTCTCTCATATTGAGAAGAAAATTCCTCTTAATATTTAGATACATACTCTTTTTTgctgtattataattataattttttttctattactgtgatttatactgtaattattatattatagttcATATAGCACTGCGTTATTTGCCCATTAGTGGGCAAATTATTATTTCTGACTCAGTAATTCAAACCCTAGGACTTTCCACAGCCAGACCAAATAttataacaaacaaagaaaaaaagttttgttcTGGACTTTGAGCAGCACCACAAACGTCAATTATATTAGCCTGTTATATCTATACTTGGTGTCACATGCCAGTACCC
It contains:
- the LOC124386299 gene encoding solute carrier family 25 member 53-like encodes the protein MCQPPKSDIQQNHADSFGKHVVSEPGISFQSYMHGGVSSLICTITTFPVYKTVFRQQLHSTLIHETVLQLYNEGLLKLYRGVVPPLLMKTLQGTMLFGFQNTLQKQLSPLAESYIPRAMLPALAGLGTGVVESLLFTPFERAQSILQNSGNDRTLPTLSNIMARMSSETLAKGWYRAFLPTLTRNALGSGLYFGLKDPLSKVLHEQDCPPIASSFVSGMVSSFVISLPLYPLSVLVANMQAQVGGENLGVRASWHQLWQKRQQSLVLLYRGGSLVILRSCISWGITTAIYDLLTKHSG
- the tmsb1 gene encoding thymosin beta 1; this translates as MDDNPVKDEVEKFDKRCLKKTNTAEKNSLPTKEDIEQEKKATTTAK